One genomic region from Pseudoduganella lutea encodes:
- a CDS encoding methyl-accepting chemotaxis protein — protein MLKNLKIGIRMGLGFGLVLLLLLGVAMLAITRMADMDNVTDEITSEAYPKVIVAQEMVRDAIDAGRHMRGMLLTKSESEVERHRKAIEGMRADTIRRIADMEKVVTSERGKELLRAVSEKRVALDAKYDRFYALMRTDQQQAADFVSAEYASTNRELIAALDALIKHQSKLMQDLTEQAKHTYEDTRTTVMMMAGGALLLAVLIGASITLSVTRALRQAVNAANSLAEGDLTVRIDSNSRDETGQLLQAMNQMIVKLTQVVTDVNAGAQSLASASEEVSATAQSLSQAASEQAASVEETSASLEQMTASISQNTENARVTDGMATQAAREAAEGGEAVKATVTAMKQIAKQIGIIDDIAYQTNLLALNAAIEAARAGEHGKGFAVVAAEVRKLAERSQVAAQEIGEVATSSVELAERAGNLLDQMVPNIRKTSDLVQEITAASEEQSAGVGQINAAVGQMSQGTQQNASSSEELAATAEEMSGQAEQLQAAMGFFKLESGVAARKPAGRMPRAAAVPKRQSIALQPAFADAGLEETSFTRF, from the coding sequence GTGCTTAAGAATCTGAAAATCGGCATCAGGATGGGACTTGGCTTCGGCCTCGTGCTGCTGCTGCTGTTGGGCGTCGCGATGCTGGCCATCACGCGCATGGCGGATATGGACAATGTGACCGACGAGATCACCAGCGAAGCCTATCCGAAGGTGATCGTCGCGCAGGAAATGGTGCGCGACGCGATCGATGCCGGGCGCCATATGCGCGGCATGCTGCTGACGAAGAGCGAATCCGAAGTCGAGCGCCACCGCAAGGCCATCGAGGGCATGCGCGCCGATACGATCCGCCGCATCGCCGACATGGAAAAAGTGGTGACCTCCGAACGCGGCAAGGAACTGCTGCGCGCTGTGTCCGAGAAGCGCGTGGCGCTCGACGCCAAGTACGACAGGTTCTATGCGCTCATGCGCACAGACCAGCAACAGGCCGCCGATTTCGTCAGCGCCGAGTATGCGTCGACCAATCGTGAACTGATCGCCGCATTGGATGCGCTCATCAAGCACCAGAGCAAGCTGATGCAGGATCTCACGGAGCAGGCAAAGCATACGTATGAAGACACCCGGACCACGGTGATGATGATGGCCGGTGGCGCGCTGCTGCTGGCCGTCCTGATCGGTGCATCGATCACCCTGTCCGTCACCCGCGCGCTGCGTCAGGCCGTCAATGCAGCGAACAGCCTTGCCGAAGGCGACCTGACCGTGCGCATCGACAGCAATTCGCGTGACGAGACTGGCCAGCTGCTGCAGGCGATGAACCAGATGATCGTGAAGCTGACGCAGGTGGTCACCGACGTCAATGCCGGCGCACAATCGCTGGCCTCCGCCTCCGAGGAAGTCTCCGCCACGGCGCAGTCGCTGTCGCAGGCCGCTTCCGAGCAGGCTGCCAGCGTCGAGGAAACGTCGGCATCGCTGGAACAGATGACGGCATCGATCTCGCAGAACACCGAGAACGCCCGCGTCACGGACGGCATGGCCACCCAGGCGGCGCGCGAAGCGGCCGAAGGCGGCGAAGCCGTCAAGGCCACCGTGACGGCAATGAAGCAGATCGCCAAGCAGATCGGCATCATCGACGATATCGCTTACCAGACCAACCTGCTGGCGCTGAACGCGGCCATCGAGGCGGCCCGTGCCGGCGAACATGGCAAGGGCTTTGCCGTGGTGGCGGCCGAAGTGCGCAAGCTGGCCGAGCGTAGCCAGGTGGCGGCACAGGAAATCGGCGAAGTGGCCACGTCCAGCGTGGAACTGGCCGAACGGGCCGGCAACCTGCTGGACCAGATGGTGCCGAACATCCGCAAGACGTCCGACCTGGTGCAGGAAATCACGGCCGCTTCCGAAGAGCAGTCGGCCGGCGTCGGCCAGATCAATGCCGCTGTCGGCCAGATGAGCCAGGGCACGCAGCAGAACGCTTCCAGTTCCGAGGAACTGGCCGCCACGGCCGAGGAAATGAGCGGCCAGGCCGAGCAGCTGCAGGCCGCGATGGGCTTCTTCAAACTCGAGAGCGGTGTCGCGGCGCGCAAGCCGGCCGGCCGCATGCCGCGCGCGGCCGCGGTGCCGAAGCGCCAGAGCATCGCCCTGCAACCAGCCTTTGCCGACGCAGGACTGGAAGAAACCAGCTTTACCCGGTTCTGA
- a CDS encoding CheR family methyltransferase — MSAIAINEREFARFQHFIHDIAGITMSDAKKALVSGRLAKRLHHFGLDSYDAYFEVLAGGQHPEETQVAVDLLTTNETYFFRESRHFELLREAASAHGTSGNTPFRVWSAACSSGEEPYSIAMVLADVLGNAPWEVMASDISTRVLQRARVGHYPMERAAHVPADYLKRFCLKGIREQTGTLLVDRALRQRVQFRQVNLNTQLPNELGMFDVIFLRNVMIYFNADTKRQVVARVTSRLKPGGQFFIGHSESLHDITNAVQPVVPSVYRKAA, encoded by the coding sequence ATGAGCGCCATCGCCATCAACGAGCGCGAGTTCGCGCGCTTCCAGCACTTCATCCACGACATCGCGGGCATCACGATGTCGGACGCGAAGAAGGCGCTGGTCAGCGGGCGGCTCGCCAAGCGGCTGCACCACTTCGGGCTGGACAGCTACGATGCGTATTTCGAAGTGCTGGCGGGCGGGCAGCATCCGGAGGAGACCCAGGTCGCCGTGGACCTGCTGACCACCAACGAAACCTACTTCTTCCGCGAGTCGCGCCACTTCGAGCTGCTGCGCGAAGCCGCCAGCGCGCACGGAACGAGCGGCAACACGCCATTTCGCGTATGGAGCGCTGCCTGTTCCTCCGGCGAGGAGCCGTACAGCATCGCGATGGTGCTGGCGGACGTGCTGGGCAACGCGCCGTGGGAAGTGATGGCGTCGGACATCAGCACGCGCGTGCTGCAGCGTGCCCGCGTCGGGCATTATCCGATGGAGCGCGCCGCGCACGTGCCTGCCGACTACCTGAAGCGCTTCTGCCTGAAAGGCATCCGCGAACAGACCGGTACGCTGCTGGTGGACCGGGCGCTGCGCCAGCGCGTGCAGTTCCGGCAGGTGAACCTGAATACGCAGTTGCCGAACGAACTGGGCATGTTCGACGTGATCTTCCTGCGCAATGTGATGATCTACTTTAATGCCGATACCAAGCGGCAGGTGGTGGCGCGCGTAACGTCGCGCCTGAAGCCGGGCGGCCAGTTCTTCATCGGCCATTCCGAAAGCCTGCACGACATCACCAATGCGGTGCAGCCGGTGGTGCCGTCGGTGTACCGGAAGGCAGCGTAA
- a CDS encoding HAMP domain-containing methyl-accepting chemotaxis protein, producing MFRNLKVSARLALGFGVVGFLLAASILLGIRSLAGVSDNVNELVTDKYPKVTMAHDLIGNITTIAIAMRNVVIFDDAAVARREMATIEAERAKLRETLEKLKKVVASPEGKEVLQAVVETREQYRVIQEEWLRMVAAGQRAEARDLLVNKLEGVQTTYIATIRKLIAHQDASMAKSGEEATEAYVSARNQLVMLGVLAVLMGISMAFWITLSLTRTLGGEPAYAAELLKRIADGDLSGEVATRKGDTGSMLHAVALMVVKLRQVIAGQRAVIEAANRGNFGTRVDTTGMQGFQKEMGDGLNQLMTTTGAGIDDVVRVMSALAEGDLTTRIDKEYEGAFGKLKEYSNGTMDKLAQVVGDVNASAQSLASASEEVSATAQSLSQAASEQAASVEETSASLEQMTASISQNTENARVTDGMATQASREAAEGGEAVKATVTAMKQIAKQIGIIDDIAYQTNLLALNAAIEAARAGEHGKGFAVVAAEVRKLAERSQVAAQEIGEVATSSVELAERAGNLLDQMVPNIRKTSDLVQEITAASEEQSAGVGQINSAVGQMSQGTQQNASSSEELAATAEEMSGQAEQLQQAMSFFHLANNDGARVLAKVRSGGTRPARRGNGLRAADSFAMQGELDEKNFTNF from the coding sequence TTGTTCCGTAATTTAAAAGTAAGTGCCCGCCTGGCCCTGGGCTTCGGCGTCGTCGGCTTCCTGCTCGCTGCCAGCATCCTGCTGGGTATCCGCAGCCTGGCTGGCGTCAGCGACAACGTCAACGAACTGGTCACCGACAAGTACCCGAAGGTCACGATGGCTCACGACTTGATCGGCAACATCACCACGATCGCGATCGCGATGCGCAATGTCGTGATCTTCGACGATGCGGCGGTGGCACGGCGCGAAATGGCAACGATCGAGGCCGAACGCGCCAAGCTGCGCGAGACGCTCGAGAAGCTGAAGAAGGTTGTGGCTTCGCCGGAAGGCAAGGAAGTATTGCAGGCGGTCGTGGAAACGCGCGAGCAATACCGCGTGATCCAGGAAGAGTGGCTTCGCATGGTGGCCGCAGGCCAGCGCGCCGAGGCGCGTGACCTGCTGGTCAACAAGCTCGAAGGCGTCCAGACGACCTATATCGCGACGATTCGCAAGCTGATCGCGCACCAGGATGCATCGATGGCGAAATCCGGCGAGGAAGCCACCGAGGCGTATGTCAGCGCCCGCAACCAGCTGGTGATGCTGGGTGTGCTGGCCGTGCTGATGGGCATTAGCATGGCGTTCTGGATCACGCTCAGCCTGACGCGCACGCTGGGTGGCGAGCCGGCCTATGCGGCCGAACTGCTCAAGCGCATCGCCGACGGCGACCTGTCCGGCGAAGTGGCGACCCGCAAGGGCGATACCGGCAGCATGCTGCACGCCGTGGCACTGATGGTGGTCAAGCTGCGCCAGGTCATTGCCGGCCAGCGCGCCGTGATCGAAGCGGCCAACCGCGGCAACTTCGGGACCCGTGTCGACACGACAGGCATGCAGGGCTTCCAGAAAGAGATGGGCGATGGCCTGAACCAGCTGATGACGACCACCGGCGCCGGCATCGACGACGTGGTGCGCGTGATGTCGGCCCTGGCCGAAGGCGACCTGACCACCCGCATCGACAAGGAATACGAAGGCGCATTCGGCAAGCTGAAGGAGTACTCGAACGGCACGATGGACAAGCTGGCACAGGTTGTCGGCGACGTGAACGCCAGCGCGCAGTCGCTGGCATCGGCCTCCGAAGAGGTGTCCGCCACGGCGCAGTCGCTGTCGCAGGCCGCTTCCGAGCAGGCCGCCAGCGTCGAGGAAACGTCGGCATCGCTGGAACAGATGACGGCATCGATCTCGCAGAATACCGAGAACGCCCGCGTCACCGACGGCATGGCCACCCAGGCGTCGCGTGAAGCGGCCGAGGGCGGCGAAGCGGTCAAGGCCACCGTGACGGCGATGAAGCAGATCGCCAAGCAGATCGGCATCATCGACGATATCGCCTACCAGACCAACCTGCTGGCGCTGAACGCGGCCATCGAGGCGGCCCGTGCCGGCGAACATGGCAAGGGCTTTGCCGTGGTGGCGGCCGAAGTGCGCAAGCTGGCCGAGCGCAGCCAGGTGGCGGCGCAGGAAATCGGCGAAGTGGCCACGTCCAGCGTGGAACTGGCCGAACGGGCCGGCAACCTGCTGGACCAGATGGTGCCGAACATCCGCAAGACGTCCGACCTGGTGCAGGAAATCACAGCCGCTTCCGAAGAGCAGTCGGCCGGCGTCGGCCAGATCAACTCGGCCGTGGGCCAGATGAGCCAGGGCACGCAGCAGAACGCCTCCAGTTCCGAGGAACTGGCCGCCACGGCCGAGGAAATGAGCGGTCAGGCCGAGCAGTTGCAGCAGGCCATGAGCTTCTTCCACCTGGCCAATAATGACGGCGCACGGGTGCTGGCCAAGGTGCGCAGCGGCGGTACCCGCCCGGCACGCCGCGGCAACGGCCTGCGCGCGGCGGACAGCTTCGCCATGCAGGGCGAGCTGGACGAAAAGAACTTCACCAATTTCTGA
- a CDS encoding chemotaxis protein CheW — MKHTKQDSTAAGSESAQYLTFMLGGESFGIGIMAVKEIIEFSGITEVPMMPESIRGVINLRGAVVPVMDLAARFGRPLAVPGKRTCIVIVELEADGERQVTGVVVDAVSAVLDIALAEIEPAPSFGTRIRGDFIGGMAKVNGKFVILLNVAQVLALDGLAMLADTEAQAA, encoded by the coding sequence ATGAAGCACACCAAGCAAGACAGCACCGCGGCGGGAAGCGAATCCGCCCAATACCTGACCTTCATGCTGGGCGGCGAATCGTTCGGTATCGGCATCATGGCCGTGAAGGAAATCATCGAGTTCTCCGGCATCACCGAAGTGCCGATGATGCCCGAGTCGATCCGCGGCGTGATCAACCTGCGCGGCGCCGTGGTGCCCGTGATGGACCTGGCGGCCCGTTTCGGCCGGCCGCTGGCGGTGCCGGGCAAGCGCACCTGTATCGTCATCGTCGAACTGGAAGCGGACGGCGAGCGGCAGGTGACGGGCGTGGTGGTCGACGCCGTCAGCGCCGTGCTGGACATCGCGCTGGCCGAGATCGAGCCGGCGCCGTCGTTCGGTACCCGCATCCGCGGCGATTTCATCGGCGGCATGGCCAAGGTGAACGGCAAGTTCGTGATCCTGCTGAACGTGGCGCAGGTGCTGGCACTGGACGGACTGGCCATGCTGGCCGATACCGAAGCACAGGCGGCATGA
- a CDS encoding protein-glutamate methylesterase/protein-glutamine glutaminase: MNPINVMVVDDSAVVRKIVGEMLAAAPGIRLLHAVSDPLLAIERMKQQWPDVIVLDVEMPRMDGITFLKKIMAERPTPVIICSTLTDKGAQTTMAAMAAGAVNVIAKPKLGLKDFLNESAAELVGAIRAAAHVNVRRLSQRAATPAQAPAKLTADAILPPASDVRTPLQTTERVVAIGTSTGGTQALEEVLTVLPRVTPGIVIVQHMPEKFTAAFADRLNKLCQIEVREAQHGDRVLPGRALIAPGGRHMLLRRDGARYYVDVIDGPLVNRHRPSVDVLFRSVAKHAGANALGIIMTGMGDDGAAGLLEMRKAGARTAAQDEESCVVYGMPKEAVKRGGVEKTVPLKSIDREILQQR; the protein is encoded by the coding sequence ATGAATCCTATCAATGTGATGGTCGTCGACGATTCGGCCGTGGTGCGCAAGATCGTTGGCGAGATGCTGGCGGCGGCACCGGGAATCCGGCTGCTGCACGCCGTGTCCGATCCGCTGCTGGCGATCGAGCGGATGAAGCAGCAGTGGCCGGACGTGATCGTGCTGGACGTGGAAATGCCGCGCATGGATGGCATCACGTTCCTGAAGAAGATCATGGCCGAGCGCCCGACGCCGGTGATCATCTGCTCGACGCTGACCGACAAGGGCGCCCAGACCACGATGGCGGCAATGGCGGCCGGCGCGGTGAACGTGATCGCCAAGCCGAAGCTGGGCCTGAAGGATTTCCTGAACGAGAGCGCCGCCGAACTGGTGGGCGCGATCCGCGCCGCCGCCCACGTCAACGTGCGCCGGCTATCCCAGCGCGCCGCCACCCCGGCGCAGGCGCCGGCCAAGCTCACGGCGGACGCGATCCTGCCACCGGCGTCCGATGTCCGCACGCCGCTGCAGACCACCGAGCGGGTCGTGGCGATCGGCACCTCCACCGGTGGGACCCAGGCGCTCGAGGAAGTGCTGACGGTGCTGCCGCGCGTTACACCCGGCATCGTGATCGTGCAGCACATGCCGGAAAAATTCACGGCGGCGTTCGCCGACCGGCTCAACAAGCTGTGCCAGATCGAAGTGCGCGAAGCGCAGCACGGCGACCGCGTGCTGCCGGGCCGCGCGCTGATCGCGCCGGGCGGCCGGCACATGCTGCTGCGGCGCGACGGCGCCCGCTACTACGTCGACGTGATCGACGGCCCGCTGGTGAACCGCCACCGGCCATCGGTCGATGTGCTGTTCCGCTCCGTGGCGAAACATGCCGGCGCCAACGCGCTGGGCATCATCATGACGGGCATGGGCGACGATGGCGCCGCCGGCCTGCTGGAGATGCGCAAGGCCGGCGCCCGCACCGCGGCGCAGGACGAGGAAAGCTGCGTGGTCTATGGCATGCCGAAGGAAGCCGTCAAGCGCGGCGGCGTGGAGAAGACCGTGCCGTTGAAGTCGATCGACCGCGAGATCCTGCAGCAGCGCTGA